In Chaetodon auriga isolate fChaAug3 chromosome 7, fChaAug3.hap1, whole genome shotgun sequence, a genomic segment contains:
- the bicra gene encoding BRD4-interacting chromatin-remodeling complex-associated protein isoform X2 → MDDEDGRCLLDVICDPEALNDFLHGSETHLDTDDLLDGSSDPSSSFFSTTGGHVPEVQPAVQLSANEPAGLPRVSVDLDFLEDEDILGGSPGGEGGSNGIGTNHEPCDILQQSLAEANITEQSLQEAEAELDLGSFGIPGLTQVVQTLPDASLSGAGGTAVGVGIGVGVGGAATIFPGSAPSTTATPPNAAADMLGSVLAQQGLQLQPQVMNKAISVQPFMQPVGLGNVTLQPISSLQALPNGSQSGHLGIGQIQVVGQPTVMTINQSGQPILAKAMGGYQLHQSGPEVSGAGSQAGLGGSGGGLLIQGNKATLGSPALNGPAVCVSTTNSSSGGTMTAPAGLVGFGSTPLSSGIGPQTQTQGLMQNVIIQRTPTPIQPKPPQGGAIQPKLFKQQQQQQPQPAPQPLQNDAHKALGLQQLPVSTAQNVAFLTGKPGSNVVLSTQATTQGPQFQQTLFKQQTAQPSGKPLSVHVLNQPGSIVIPSQTVLQGQNHQFLLPQLQAGGQILTQHHGGHIITSQGPGGQLIANQILTANQNINLGQVLTSQGHPGAAHILSGPIQLQPGQMGTPTLFQMPVSLAQSQSQTQTHTVSGHAQTVIQGMPIQNSLTMLSQVEGLSPAVSLQPALQPQPGGVPSSSSSSTGAATMAQGQPGECVTVLGSSTDQAAHPTQQHVPQSSILAMQPASSVSTATTVASSSPSMSVSSSSSVTAVGLVPPQAQHSPGRLLFTNQGSSMILSQESLQMFLQQEQHHQTENESTPSVGVPASVIVSSNSINAPAPAVHDSQLADSWVGQSHSPSPGPSHMTAVVKQVPSSGHKQPLKIQGMSPSPALTTHATAPPVADSPQPSQSPLTLSQQIQSPHHQQQSHPPSQPQPQSQTPSRSCTPSSHPPLFIVHNQIAESPQPAPQGQPQQTHIQVQLQPQPRPASQPAPYQQDMPPMSQSPKPPAAPPAQHQFTAPPVSTSATAIVKAQVPIQGLTAEQQHHLQLVGVQIQTLSGITQPSPQQKQLLDKLHQVQQNILLQAKQPAQPQPQPQPQPQATSQFSTQQDVPVDKVVIASSASTGTPAQLPSVLQPTSVLVKTPATASSDLQVFSGAQGQAGAMVNQTVTPASLTQPAQVQPKPGVISSVGGMTLGKGGMQIQVLGPSLTQMPAPQPPAPVQTQTTTMKMPFSAEPSKEARMLEQLRKQQGSVLHPNYSAPFHSFEDTLHRLLPYHLYQGTANSSQDYQRVDDEFEKVSCQLLKRTQAMLDKYRYLLFAESKRLGPSAEMVMIDRMFIQEEKIALSQDRILAKERPEEFVANARMLESAVSSQQKPSSAEPTSVSGGVAAAVPPPAPAAPAPALLPNISPNPPTGPNPAPVPAPAPAPAPTPAPPPTPSSTPSANPFPPTRLVIKQGGGGASVSWSSSCPPPPAAASRLVAEPTSQSASFSRAPAASSSFSSSSFNSQAADDDDALPQRTSKPPIKTYEARRRIGLKLKIKQDQTGFSKVVHNTALDPVHTPQPQQSSQSISQPQFEAAVPHPKSHPLSTPPSTVIRTQSPICTASSATSVTIASTQCNPPLRGNVTPSAAPSSSTSSSHSWSLSTSSSTQMNGTLDHHDVGGVKHNSASTATPSQTTCRLPLRKTYRENISPRVRPGVPGGGDESLSYPRPTASPPRHEASSPPSERTVIASVKVEKRDREVSHPHTESSHETARLGSAMQGLDEMDEVFNRGIKTTQHHHLPQLLDREGAKDRGEEHTDQETDVSKYKRASGKNRHRAGGTFRMDQHAPGPPSPETSFTRDSLLPAKRCKSDSPDMDNASFSSGSPPDDSLNEHLQSAIDSILNLQQEPSARGHHIKGGNSRSHQHQSQRPGGSAASSHRPSVPPSSSASSSSSLAQHPQVGGRGHNGSLVPHTQSR, encoded by the exons ATGGATGATGAAGACGGCAGGTGCCTTCTAGATGTAATTTG TGACCCAGAAGCTCTCAATGACTTTCTTCATGGATCTGAGACCCAT TTGGACACTGACGACCTTTTGGATGGTTCGAGTGATCCCTCCAGCTCGTTCTTCTCTACCACTGGG GGCCATGTTCCAGAGGTCCAGCCTGCAGTCCAGCTGTCGGCCAATGAGCCAGCAGGCCTGCCTAGAGTCAGTGTTGACCTGGACTTCTTGGAGGATGAGGACATCTTGGGAGGATCCCCAGGTGGTGAAGGTGGGAGCAATGGCATTGGGACAAATCACGAGCCATGTGACATCCTGCAGCAGAGCTTGGCTGAAGCCAACATCACAGAGCAAAGCCTGCAGGAGGCAGAGGCTGAGCTGGACCTGGGCTCCTTTGGAATTCCAGGCCTTACGCAGGTGGTTCAGACACTGCCTGATGCCAGCCTCTCTGGGGCTGGAGGCACTGCTGTTGGTGTAGGCATAGGTGTTGGTGTTGGGGGAGCAGCAACAATTTTCCCAGGGTCTGCCCCGAGCACCACTGCTACTCCTCCCAATGCCGCAGCTGATATGCTGGGGTCAGTGCTTGCTCAGCAGGGCCTTCAACTCCAACCCCAGGTCATGAACAAGGCCATTAGTGTTCAGCCATTTATGCAGCCTGTGGGTCTGGGAAATGTGACGCTTCAACCCATTTCAAGTCTCCAAGCTCTTCCTAATGGGAGTCAGTCTGGACATTTGGGTATCGGACAGATTCAGGTTGTGGGTCAGCCTACAGTCATGACTATCAATCAGTCTGGGCAGCCAATCCTGGCTAAAGCAATGGGTGGTTACCAGCTGCACCAGTCTGGGCCTGAGGTATCAGGTGCTGGTTCTCAGGCGGGGCTTGGAGGCTCAGGGGGTGGACTTCTGATCCAAGGTAACAAAGCTACATTGGGATCTCCAGCTTTAAATGGACCAGCTGTTTGTGTCagcaccacaaacagcagcagtggcggCACAATGACTGCTCCTGCTGGGCTTGTGGGCTTTGGCAGTACCCCTCTAAGTTCGGGAATTGGACCCCAGACGCAAACTCAAGGCCTCATGCAGAACGTGATCATCCAGCGCACACCAACACCCATTCAGCCTAAACCCCCGCAGGGGGGAGCCATCCAACCGAAACTcttcaaacagcaacagcagcagcagccacagccagcaCCCCAACCCCTTCAAAACGATGCCCACAAGGCTCTAGGGCTGCAGCAACTTCCAGTTTCTACTGCTCAAAATGTAGCCTTCCTGACAGGAAAGCCAGGCTCTAACGTTGTCCTGAGTACTCAAGCCACAACACAAGGCCCTCAGTTTCAACAAACCCtattcaaacaacaaacagcacaacCATCTGGCAAGCCCCTCAGTGTACATGTGTTAAACCAACCAGGCAGCATCGTTATTCCCTCTCAGACAGTTCTTCAAGGTCAGAATCACCAGTTTCTCCTGCCACAGCTGCAAGCAGGTGGGCAGATCTTGACCCAGCACCATGGGGGCCACATCATAACTAGTCAAGGTCCTGGTGGGCAGCTCATTGCAAACCAGATTTTAACTGCAAACCAGAACATCAACTTGGGTCAGGTGTTGACTTCACAGGGCCACCCTGGGGCTGCCCACATCCTCTCTGGACCCATTCAGCTCCAGCCTGGCCAGATGGGCACACCCACCCTCTTTCAGATGCCTGTTTCATTGGCTCAGAGTCAAAGCCAGACACAGACCCATACTGTCTCAGGTCATGCCCAGACAGTCATACAGGGCATGCCAATCCAGAACTCCCTGACCATGCTTAGTCAGGTGGAGGGACTGAGCCCCgcagtcagccttcagccaGCCCTACAACCCCAGCCAGGTGGAgtccccagcagcagcagcagcagcacaggagcagCAACCATGGCTCAAGGCCAGCCCGGAGAGTGTGTTACTGTGCTCGGTAGCTCCACAGACCAGGCTGCTCATCCCACTCAGCAGCACGTACCACAGTCCTCTATCCTCGCCATGCAACCGGCTTCCTCCGTGTCCACGGCTACCACAGTAGCTTCCTCTTCTCCGTCCATGtctgtgtcctcctcttcctctgtcacagcAGTGGGGCTGGTCCCCCCTCAGGCTCAACACAGTCCAGGGAGGTTACTGTTCACCAACCAGGGCTCCAGTATGATCCTGAGCCAGGAGTCTCTGCAGATGTTCCTGCAACAG GAGCAGCACCACCAAACAGAGAATGAGTCAACCCCCTCTGTGGGCGTACCAGCGTCTGTAATCGtcagcagcaacagcatcaaTGCTCCGGCCCCTGCTGTCCATGACAGCCAATTAGCTGACTCGTGGGTGGGTCAGAGCCACAGCCCTTCCCCTGGCCCCTCCCACATGACAGCAGTGGTAAAGCAG GTACCCTCCAGTGGACATAAACAGCCCCTGAAGATCCAGGGCATGTCCCCGTCTCCGGCCTTGACCACTCATGCCACAGCGCCCCCAGTGGCAGACAGCCCCCAGCCATCCCAGTCCCCTCTCACTCTGAGCCAGCAGATCCAGTCGCCACACCATCAACAGCAgtctcatcctccctctcagcCCCAGCCACAGTCTCAAACTCCCTCCCGCTCATGCACACCCTCATCTCATCCTCCGCTCTTTATTGTCCATAACCAAATAGCAGAATCCCCCCAGCCGGCTCCGCAAGGCCAGCCgcagcagacacacattcaagttcagcttcagcctcagccacGGCCGGCCTCTCAGCCTGCCCCTTATCAACAAGACATGCCTCCTATGTCACAGTCACCCAAGCCTCCTGCTGCGCCACCTGCACAGCACCAATTTACTGCTCCTCCTGTGAGCACTTCTGCCACTGCTATAGTCAAAGCCCAGGTTCCCATCCAGggtctgacagcagagcagcagcaccacctgcaATTAGTAGGAGTGCAAATTCAGACCCTGTCAGGCATCACCCAGCCCTCAcctcagcagaaacagctgctggataAGCTGCACCAG GTCCAGCAGAACATCCTGCTGCAGGCCAAGCAACctgctcagcctcagcctcagcctcagcctcagcctcaggcCACCAGTCAGTTCAGCACCCAGCAAGATGTGCCTGTTGATAAAGTGGTGATTGCATCATCAGCCAGCACTGGTACACCTGCTCAGCTTCCCTCAGTGCTACAGCCGACATCAGTGCTCGTCAAAACTCCTGCTACAG CATCAAGTGACTTACAGGTATTCTCAGGAGCCCAAGGGCAAGCTGGAGCAATGGTGAATCAGACTGTCACTCCTGCCAGCCTTACCCAGCCTGCACAG GTTCAGCCAAAGCCAGGGGTGATCAGCTCAGTTGGAGGGATGACTCTGGGGAAAGGTGGGATGCAGATACAGGTGTTAGGACCTAGTCTGACTCAAATGCCTGCTCCACAGCCCCCCGCTCCAGTACAAACTCAG ACCACAACAATGAAGATGCCTTTCAGTGCAGAGCCCAGCAAAGAAGCCAG GATGCTAGAACAGCTGAGGAAACAGCAGGGTTCAGTGCTTCACCCAAACTACAGTGCTCCTTTCCACTCTTTTGAGGACACGCTGCACAGATTGCTGCCTTACCATCTCTACCAGGGAACTGCCAACTCTTCTCAAGACTATCAAAGAG TGGATGATGAATTTGAGAAGGTCTCGTGCCAGCTGCTGAAAAGGACCCAGGCCATGCTGGATAAATATCGGTACCTGCTCTTTGCTGAGTCGAAA AGACTGGGCCCCTCGGCAGAGATGGTAATGATTGACCGGATGTTCATCCAGGAGGAAAAGATTGCATTGAGTCAGGACAGGATTTTGGCCAAGGAGAGACCAG AGGAGTTTGTGGCAAACGCGCGCATGTTGGAGAGTGCAGTTTCATCCCAACAGAAACCATCTTCTGCTGAGCCCACCTCAGTCAGTGGAGGTGTAGCTGCCGCTGtccctcctccagcacctgcagctcctgccCCAGCACTTCTTCCAAACATCTCCCCAAACCCTCCCACAGGACCCAACCCAGCTCCagttccagctccagctccagctccagctcccactccagctccacctccaaCGCCTTCTTCGACCCCTTCTGCCAACCCTTTCCCCCCTACCAGACTAGTAATAAAgcaaggtggaggtggagcctCTGTGTCCTGGTCCAGCAGCTGTCCCCCTCCCCCGGCTGCAGCAAGCAGGCTGGTGGCTGAACCCACCAGCCAGAGCGCCTCCTTCAGTCGCGCTCCTGCAGCAtcatcctctttctcctcttcatcttttaaCTCTCAAGCGGCTGACGACGACGACGCGCTCCCACAGAGAACCAGCAAACCGCCTATCAAGACCTACGAGGCTCGCAGGAGAATTGGCTTGAAGCTTAAGATCAAGCAGGATCAGACGGGGTTCAGTAAGGTAGTCCACAATACTGCCTTAGATCCAGTGCACACACCTCAAcctcagcagagcagccagTCCATATCCCAGCCTCAGTTTGAAGCTGCTGTACCACACCCAAAGTCCCACCCTTTATCGACTCCTCCCTCTACGGTCATCAGAACTCAGTCCCCCATATGTACTGCTTCTTCTGCCACTTCAGTCACCATAGCCTCCACTCAGTGTAATCCGCCACTGAGAGGCAACGTTACCCCCAGTGCAGCTCCATCCTCCTCTACCTCTTCTTCTCATAGTTGGTCGttgtccacctcctcctccactcaaaTGAACGGGACGTTGGATCACCACGACGTTGGTGGGGTCAAACACAATTCTGCCTCCACTGCCACTCCCTCACAGACAACCTGCCGCCTCCCCCTTCGAAAAACCTACCGGGAAAACATTAGTCCCCGGGTCAGACCTGGTGTCCCAGGGGGAGGAGACGAGAGTTTGTCCTACCCCAGACCCACGGCGTCACCCCCAAGGCACGAGGCTTCATCTCCTCCCTCAGAGCGGACAGTGATAGCCAGTgtgaaggtggagaaaagagacagggagGTTTCGCATCCTCATACGGAGTCGAGCCACGAAACAGCCCGTTTAGGGAGTGCTATGCAGGGGCTGGACGAAATGGATGAGGTGTTTAACCGTGGTATCAAAACCACACAGCACCATCATCTCCCACAGCTCCTCGACAGGGAAGGGGCaaaggacagaggggaggagcaCACAGACCAAGAGACAGATGTAAGTAAATACAAACGGGCGAGTGGAAAAAATAGACATCGGGCAGGCGGGACATTCAGAATGGACCAGCATGCCCCTGGGCCTCCATCTCCGGAGACATCCTTCACACGAGACTCTTTGCTTCCTGCCAAACGCTGCAAGTCAGACTCCCCCGACATGGATAATGCCAGCTTCTCCAGCGGCAGCCCTCCGGACGACTCTCTGAATGAGCACCTGCAGTCCGCCATCGACAGCATCCTGAACCTGCAGCAGGAGCCCTCTGCCCGCGGGCATCACATTAAAGGGGGCAACAGCAGGTCCCATCAACACCAAAGCCAGCGCCCAGGGGGCTCGGCAGCCTCATCCCACAGACCCTCAGTCCCGCCCTCGTCCTCTgcttcctcgtcctcctccttgGCCCAGCACCCTCAGGTCGGTGGCCGTGGCCACAATGGCAGCCTGGTGCCCCACACTCAAAGCAGATAA
- the bicra gene encoding BRD4-interacting chromatin-remodeling complex-associated protein isoform X4, producing the protein MDDEDGRCLLDVICDPEALNDFLHGSETHLDTDDLLDGSSDPSSSFFSTTGGHVPEVQPAVQLSANEPAGLPRVSVDLDFLEDEDILGGSPGGEGGSNGIGTNHEPCDILQQSLAEANITEQSLQEAEAELDLGSFGIPGLTQVVQTLPDASLSGAGGTAVGVGIGVGVGGAATIFPGSAPSTTATPPNAAADMLGSVLAQQGLQLQPQVMNKAISVQPFMQPVGLGNVTLQPISSLQALPNGSQSGHLGIGQIQVVGQPTVMTINQSGQPILAKAMGGYQLHQSGPEVSGAGSQAGLGGSGGGLLIQGNKATLGSPALNGPAVCVSTTNSSSGGTMTAPAGLVGFGSTPLSSGIGPQTQTQGLMQNVIIQRTPTPIQPKPPQGGAIQPKLFKQQQQQQPQPAPQPLQNDAHKALGLQQLPVSTAQNVAFLTGKPGSNVVLSTQATTQGPQFQQTLFKQQTAQPSGKPLSVHVLNQPGSIVIPSQTVLQGQNHQFLLPQLQAGGQILTQHHGGHIITSQGPGGQLIANQILTANQNINLGQVLTSQGHPGAAHILSGPIQLQPGQMGTPTLFQMPVSLAQSQSQTQTHTVSGHAQTVIQGMPIQNSLTMLSQVEGLSPAVSLQPALQPQPGGVPSSSSSSTGAATMAQGQPGECVTVLGSSTDQAAHPTQQHVPQSSILAMQPASSVSTATTVASSSPSMSVSSSSSVTAVGLVPPQAQHSPGRLLFTNQGSSMILSQESLQMFLQQVPSSGHKQPLKIQGMSPSPALTTHATAPPVADSPQPSQSPLTLSQQIQSPHHQQQSHPPSQPQPQSQTPSRSCTPSSHPPLFIVHNQIAESPQPAPQGQPQQTHIQVQLQPQPRPASQPAPYQQDMPPMSQSPKPPAAPPAQHQFTAPPVSTSATAIVKAQVPIQGLTAEQQHHLQLVGVQIQTLSGITQPSPQQKQLLDKLHQVQQNILLQAKQPAQPQPQPQPQPQATSQFSTQQDVPVDKVVIASSASTGTPAQLPSVLQPTSVLVKTPATASSDLQVFSGAQGQAGAMVNQTVTPASLTQPAQVQPKPGVISSVGGMTLGKGGMQIQVLGPSLTQMPAPQPPAPVQTQTTTMKMPFSAEPSKEARMLEQLRKQQGSVLHPNYSAPFHSFEDTLHRLLPYHLYQGTANSSQDYQRVDDEFEKVSCQLLKRTQAMLDKYRYLLFAESKQRLGPSAEMVMIDRMFIQEEKIALSQDRILAKERPEEFVANARMLESAVSSQQKPSSAEPTSVSGGVAAAVPPPAPAAPAPALLPNISPNPPTGPNPAPVPAPAPAPAPTPAPPPTPSSTPSANPFPPTRLVIKQGGGGASVSWSSSCPPPPAAASRLVAEPTSQSASFSRAPAASSSFSSSSFNSQAADDDDALPQRTSKPPIKTYEARRRIGLKLKIKQDQTGFSKVVHNTALDPVHTPQPQQSSQSISQPQFEAAVPHPKSHPLSTPPSTVIRTQSPICTASSATSVTIASTQCNPPLRGNVTPSAAPSSSTSSSHSWSLSTSSSTQMNGTLDHHDVGGVKHNSASTATPSQTTCRLPLRKTYRENISPRVRPGVPGGGDESLSYPRPTASPPRHEASSPPSERTVIASVKVEKRDREVSHPHTESSHETARLGSAMQGLDEMDEVFNRGIKTTQHHHLPQLLDREGAKDRGEEHTDQETDVSKYKRASGKNRHRAGGTFRMDQHAPGPPSPETSFTRDSLLPAKRCKSDSPDMDNASFSSGSPPDDSLNEHLQSAIDSILNLQQEPSARGHHIKGGNSRSHQHQSQRPGGSAASSHRPSVPPSSSASSSSSLAQHPQVGGRGHNGSLVPHTQSR; encoded by the exons ATGGATGATGAAGACGGCAGGTGCCTTCTAGATGTAATTTG TGACCCAGAAGCTCTCAATGACTTTCTTCATGGATCTGAGACCCAT TTGGACACTGACGACCTTTTGGATGGTTCGAGTGATCCCTCCAGCTCGTTCTTCTCTACCACTGGG GGCCATGTTCCAGAGGTCCAGCCTGCAGTCCAGCTGTCGGCCAATGAGCCAGCAGGCCTGCCTAGAGTCAGTGTTGACCTGGACTTCTTGGAGGATGAGGACATCTTGGGAGGATCCCCAGGTGGTGAAGGTGGGAGCAATGGCATTGGGACAAATCACGAGCCATGTGACATCCTGCAGCAGAGCTTGGCTGAAGCCAACATCACAGAGCAAAGCCTGCAGGAGGCAGAGGCTGAGCTGGACCTGGGCTCCTTTGGAATTCCAGGCCTTACGCAGGTGGTTCAGACACTGCCTGATGCCAGCCTCTCTGGGGCTGGAGGCACTGCTGTTGGTGTAGGCATAGGTGTTGGTGTTGGGGGAGCAGCAACAATTTTCCCAGGGTCTGCCCCGAGCACCACTGCTACTCCTCCCAATGCCGCAGCTGATATGCTGGGGTCAGTGCTTGCTCAGCAGGGCCTTCAACTCCAACCCCAGGTCATGAACAAGGCCATTAGTGTTCAGCCATTTATGCAGCCTGTGGGTCTGGGAAATGTGACGCTTCAACCCATTTCAAGTCTCCAAGCTCTTCCTAATGGGAGTCAGTCTGGACATTTGGGTATCGGACAGATTCAGGTTGTGGGTCAGCCTACAGTCATGACTATCAATCAGTCTGGGCAGCCAATCCTGGCTAAAGCAATGGGTGGTTACCAGCTGCACCAGTCTGGGCCTGAGGTATCAGGTGCTGGTTCTCAGGCGGGGCTTGGAGGCTCAGGGGGTGGACTTCTGATCCAAGGTAACAAAGCTACATTGGGATCTCCAGCTTTAAATGGACCAGCTGTTTGTGTCagcaccacaaacagcagcagtggcggCACAATGACTGCTCCTGCTGGGCTTGTGGGCTTTGGCAGTACCCCTCTAAGTTCGGGAATTGGACCCCAGACGCAAACTCAAGGCCTCATGCAGAACGTGATCATCCAGCGCACACCAACACCCATTCAGCCTAAACCCCCGCAGGGGGGAGCCATCCAACCGAAACTcttcaaacagcaacagcagcagcagccacagccagcaCCCCAACCCCTTCAAAACGATGCCCACAAGGCTCTAGGGCTGCAGCAACTTCCAGTTTCTACTGCTCAAAATGTAGCCTTCCTGACAGGAAAGCCAGGCTCTAACGTTGTCCTGAGTACTCAAGCCACAACACAAGGCCCTCAGTTTCAACAAACCCtattcaaacaacaaacagcacaacCATCTGGCAAGCCCCTCAGTGTACATGTGTTAAACCAACCAGGCAGCATCGTTATTCCCTCTCAGACAGTTCTTCAAGGTCAGAATCACCAGTTTCTCCTGCCACAGCTGCAAGCAGGTGGGCAGATCTTGACCCAGCACCATGGGGGCCACATCATAACTAGTCAAGGTCCTGGTGGGCAGCTCATTGCAAACCAGATTTTAACTGCAAACCAGAACATCAACTTGGGTCAGGTGTTGACTTCACAGGGCCACCCTGGGGCTGCCCACATCCTCTCTGGACCCATTCAGCTCCAGCCTGGCCAGATGGGCACACCCACCCTCTTTCAGATGCCTGTTTCATTGGCTCAGAGTCAAAGCCAGACACAGACCCATACTGTCTCAGGTCATGCCCAGACAGTCATACAGGGCATGCCAATCCAGAACTCCCTGACCATGCTTAGTCAGGTGGAGGGACTGAGCCCCgcagtcagccttcagccaGCCCTACAACCCCAGCCAGGTGGAgtccccagcagcagcagcagcagcacaggagcagCAACCATGGCTCAAGGCCAGCCCGGAGAGTGTGTTACTGTGCTCGGTAGCTCCACAGACCAGGCTGCTCATCCCACTCAGCAGCACGTACCACAGTCCTCTATCCTCGCCATGCAACCGGCTTCCTCCGTGTCCACGGCTACCACAGTAGCTTCCTCTTCTCCGTCCATGtctgtgtcctcctcttcctctgtcacagcAGTGGGGCTGGTCCCCCCTCAGGCTCAACACAGTCCAGGGAGGTTACTGTTCACCAACCAGGGCTCCAGTATGATCCTGAGCCAGGAGTCTCTGCAGATGTTCCTGCAACAG GTACCCTCCAGTGGACATAAACAGCCCCTGAAGATCCAGGGCATGTCCCCGTCTCCGGCCTTGACCACTCATGCCACAGCGCCCCCAGTGGCAGACAGCCCCCAGCCATCCCAGTCCCCTCTCACTCTGAGCCAGCAGATCCAGTCGCCACACCATCAACAGCAgtctcatcctccctctcagcCCCAGCCACAGTCTCAAACTCCCTCCCGCTCATGCACACCCTCATCTCATCCTCCGCTCTTTATTGTCCATAACCAAATAGCAGAATCCCCCCAGCCGGCTCCGCAAGGCCAGCCgcagcagacacacattcaagttcagcttcagcctcagccacGGCCGGCCTCTCAGCCTGCCCCTTATCAACAAGACATGCCTCCTATGTCACAGTCACCCAAGCCTCCTGCTGCGCCACCTGCACAGCACCAATTTACTGCTCCTCCTGTGAGCACTTCTGCCACTGCTATAGTCAAAGCCCAGGTTCCCATCCAGggtctgacagcagagcagcagcaccacctgcaATTAGTAGGAGTGCAAATTCAGACCCTGTCAGGCATCACCCAGCCCTCAcctcagcagaaacagctgctggataAGCTGCACCAG GTCCAGCAGAACATCCTGCTGCAGGCCAAGCAACctgctcagcctcagcctcagcctcagcctcagcctcaggcCACCAGTCAGTTCAGCACCCAGCAAGATGTGCCTGTTGATAAAGTGGTGATTGCATCATCAGCCAGCACTGGTACACCTGCTCAGCTTCCCTCAGTGCTACAGCCGACATCAGTGCTCGTCAAAACTCCTGCTACAG CATCAAGTGACTTACAGGTATTCTCAGGAGCCCAAGGGCAAGCTGGAGCAATGGTGAATCAGACTGTCACTCCTGCCAGCCTTACCCAGCCTGCACAG GTTCAGCCAAAGCCAGGGGTGATCAGCTCAGTTGGAGGGATGACTCTGGGGAAAGGTGGGATGCAGATACAGGTGTTAGGACCTAGTCTGACTCAAATGCCTGCTCCACAGCCCCCCGCTCCAGTACAAACTCAG ACCACAACAATGAAGATGCCTTTCAGTGCAGAGCCCAGCAAAGAAGCCAG GATGCTAGAACAGCTGAGGAAACAGCAGGGTTCAGTGCTTCACCCAAACTACAGTGCTCCTTTCCACTCTTTTGAGGACACGCTGCACAGATTGCTGCCTTACCATCTCTACCAGGGAACTGCCAACTCTTCTCAAGACTATCAAAGAG TGGATGATGAATTTGAGAAGGTCTCGTGCCAGCTGCTGAAAAGGACCCAGGCCATGCTGGATAAATATCGGTACCTGCTCTTTGCTGAGTCGAAA CAGAGACTGGGCCCCTCGGCAGAGATGGTAATGATTGACCGGATGTTCATCCAGGAGGAAAAGATTGCATTGAGTCAGGACAGGATTTTGGCCAAGGAGAGACCAG AGGAGTTTGTGGCAAACGCGCGCATGTTGGAGAGTGCAGTTTCATCCCAACAGAAACCATCTTCTGCTGAGCCCACCTCAGTCAGTGGAGGTGTAGCTGCCGCTGtccctcctccagcacctgcagctcctgccCCAGCACTTCTTCCAAACATCTCCCCAAACCCTCCCACAGGACCCAACCCAGCTCCagttccagctccagctccagctccagctcccactccagctccacctccaaCGCCTTCTTCGACCCCTTCTGCCAACCCTTTCCCCCCTACCAGACTAGTAATAAAgcaaggtggaggtggagcctCTGTGTCCTGGTCCAGCAGCTGTCCCCCTCCCCCGGCTGCAGCAAGCAGGCTGGTGGCTGAACCCACCAGCCAGAGCGCCTCCTTCAGTCGCGCTCCTGCAGCAtcatcctctttctcctcttcatcttttaaCTCTCAAGCGGCTGACGACGACGACGCGCTCCCACAGAGAACCAGCAAACCGCCTATCAAGACCTACGAGGCTCGCAGGAGAATTGGCTTGAAGCTTAAGATCAAGCAGGATCAGACGGGGTTCAGTAAGGTAGTCCACAATACTGCCTTAGATCCAGTGCACACACCTCAAcctcagcagagcagccagTCCATATCCCAGCCTCAGTTTGAAGCTGCTGTACCACACCCAAAGTCCCACCCTTTATCGACTCCTCCCTCTACGGTCATCAGAACTCAGTCCCCCATATGTACTGCTTCTTCTGCCACTTCAGTCACCATAGCCTCCACTCAGTGTAATCCGCCACTGAGAGGCAACGTTACCCCCAGTGCAGCTCCATCCTCCTCTACCTCTTCTTCTCATAGTTGGTCGttgtccacctcctcctccactcaaaTGAACGGGACGTTGGATCACCACGACGTTGGTGGGGTCAAACACAATTCTGCCTCCACTGCCACTCCCTCACAGACAACCTGCCGCCTCCCCCTTCGAAAAACCTACCGGGAAAACATTAGTCCCCGGGTCAGACCTGGTGTCCCAGGGGGAGGAGACGAGAGTTTGTCCTACCCCAGACCCACGGCGTCACCCCCAAGGCACGAGGCTTCATCTCCTCCCTCAGAGCGGACAGTGATAGCCAGTgtgaaggtggagaaaagagacagggagGTTTCGCATCCTCATACGGAGTCGAGCCACGAAACAGCCCGTTTAGGGAGTGCTATGCAGGGGCTGGACGAAATGGATGAGGTGTTTAACCGTGGTATCAAAACCACACAGCACCATCATCTCCCACAGCTCCTCGACAGGGAAGGGGCaaaggacagaggggaggagcaCACAGACCAAGAGACAGATGTAAGTAAATACAAACGGGCGAGTGGAAAAAATAGACATCGGGCAGGCGGGACATTCAGAATGGACCAGCATGCCCCTGGGCCTCCATCTCCGGAGACATCCTTCACACGAGACTCTTTGCTTCCTGCCAAACGCTGCAAGTCAGACTCCCCCGACATGGATAATGCCAGCTTCTCCAGCGGCAGCCCTCCGGACGACTCTCTGAATGAGCACCTGCAGTCCGCCATCGACAGCATCCTGAACCTGCAGCAGGAGCCCTCTGCCCGCGGGCATCACATTAAAGGGGGCAACAGCAGGTCCCATCAACACCAAAGCCAGCGCCCAGGGGGCTCGGCAGCCTCATCCCACAGACCCTCAGTCCCGCCCTCGTCCTCTgcttcctcgtcctcctccttgGCCCAGCACCCTCAGGTCGGTGGCCGTGGCCACAATGGCAGCCTGGTGCCCCACACTCAAAGCAGATAA